A single region of the Nicotiana sylvestris chromosome 6, ASM39365v2, whole genome shotgun sequence genome encodes:
- the LOC138871822 gene encoding uncharacterized protein gives MARKMKSLEQSLKNMQGLSGRKSVSYSDLYVFSHVHLPAGFKMPKFEKYDGHGDPVAHLKRYCNQLRGTRGKEELLMAYFGESLTGIASEWYTDQEITYWHVWDDMARDFVRQFQYNVEITPERNSLSNLKKKITESFHKYAVKWREQAAKVKPSMDEIKMVTVFLQAQEADYFQNMMLAMGKPFAEAIKIGEMVENGLKTGRILSHVAFKATSPDVQNGLENLINGNGIEEGAMMNIGPIVGMICEAEEFDPALKVVAAIAETEEKPKNGRQT, from the exons atggctcggaagatgaagagcctagaacaaagcctgaaaaacatgcaaggtctgagtggccgaaagagtgtctcatactctgacctctaTGTGTTTtcccatgtccacttgccagctggcttcaagatgccaaaatttgaaaagtacgacggTCATGGAGACCCAGTCGCTCACTTGAAACGATACTGTAACCAGTTGAGAGGCACTCGTGGgaaagaggagctgctaatggcctattttggggaaagcctcaccggaatcgcttctgagtggtatacggatcaagaaattaccTATTGGCACGTGTGGGATGATATGGCCCGAGATTTTGTCCGccagttccagtataatgtggaAATCACTCCCGAaagaaactctttgtccaatttgaaaaagaaaatcacgGAAAGCTTCCAcaaatatgctgtcaaatggcgtgagcaagctgccAAGGTAAAGCCTTCAATGGATGAAATTAaaatggtcacggtctttctacaggcccaagaggcggactacttccagaacatgatgttagccatgggaaagccgtttgctgaggccatcaaaattggggagatggtagaaaatgggctAAAAACGGGTCGAATATTGAGTCATGTTGCTTTTAAAGCCACATCACCAGATGTTCAAAATGGTTTAGAGAATTTGATAAATGGAAACGGGATAGAAGAAGGAGCCATGATG AACatcgggccaatagtcggaatgatttgtgaagctgaggaatttgatccggcactgaaggtcgttgcagccattgccgagacagaagaaaagccaaaaaatggtcGCCAAACATGA